From one Streptomyces sp. ICC1 genomic stretch:
- the hypE gene encoding hydrogenase expression/formation protein HypE: MTTSVDPTQYIVLDHGTGAKLSQDLVQLIAQTLGDVYVGIMEDSAVLKIEGDRIAMTTDSFVIDPPFFGNGDIGKIAVCGTVNDLAVAGARPKYLTLGMILETGLPIPKLVQVLESIRDTAREADVQIVGGDTKVVRKGEADQIYLNTAGVGVFEREPLTMTDVRPGDKVILSGPIGNHTVHLLSIREGLGFEQRVDSDCAPLNGLVETVLSTVPAGAVRSMRDVTRGGLTAVLHEYAHKLGRTIRVAQDDLPIQHETAMAADMLGINPLHCANEGCLAVFVDPEAEAEVLAALRSLPYGKHAVTIGEISEDTEGLVLLRDKEGRETQLEELLGAELPRLC, encoded by the coding sequence ATGACCACGAGCGTGGACCCCACCCAGTACATCGTTCTCGACCACGGCACCGGCGCGAAGCTCAGCCAGGACCTGGTCCAGCTGATCGCACAGACCCTCGGCGACGTGTACGTCGGCATCATGGAGGACAGTGCGGTCCTCAAGATCGAGGGCGACCGCATCGCGATGACCACCGACTCCTTCGTGATCGACCCGCCGTTCTTCGGCAACGGGGACATCGGGAAGATCGCGGTCTGCGGCACCGTCAACGACCTGGCCGTGGCGGGCGCCCGGCCCAAGTACCTCACCCTCGGCATGATCCTGGAGACCGGGCTGCCCATACCCAAGCTCGTCCAGGTCCTGGAGTCGATCCGCGACACCGCCCGCGAGGCCGACGTACAGATCGTCGGAGGTGACACCAAGGTCGTCCGCAAGGGCGAGGCCGACCAGATCTACCTCAACACCGCGGGCGTCGGGGTCTTCGAGCGCGAGCCGCTCACCATGACCGACGTGCGCCCCGGCGACAAGGTGATCCTCAGCGGCCCCATCGGCAACCACACCGTCCACCTGCTCTCCATCCGCGAGGGCCTCGGCTTCGAACAGCGCGTGGACAGCGACTGCGCCCCGCTCAACGGCCTCGTCGAAACGGTGCTCTCCACCGTCCCCGCCGGCGCCGTCCGCTCGATGCGCGACGTCACCCGCGGCGGCCTGACGGCGGTGCTCCACGAGTACGCCCACAAGCTCGGCCGCACCATCCGCGTCGCCCAGGACGACCTGCCCATCCAGCACGAGACCGCGATGGCCGCCGACATGCTCGGCATCAACCCCCTCCACTGCGCCAACGAGGGCTGCCTGGCGGTCTTCGTGGACCCGGAGGCCGAGGCCGAGGTGCTGGCCGCCCTGCGCTCCCTGCCCTACGGCAAGCACGCGGTGACCATCGGCGAGATCTCCGAGGACACCGAGGGCCTGGTCCTGCTGCGCGACAAGGAGGGTCGCGAGACCCAGCTGGAGGAGCTGCTCGGCGCAGAGCTCCCCCGGCTCTGCTGA